Proteins encoded together in one Triticum dicoccoides isolate Atlit2015 ecotype Zavitan chromosome 7B, WEW_v2.0, whole genome shotgun sequence window:
- the LOC119339412 gene encoding probable histone H2AXb, producing MPVSRVTRYLKVGKYAQRVGADAPIYPPSSSNAIAGSGRGKSKPAASRKSMSRSSTGLQFPVGRVTRYLKVGNYAHHVSTGAPVHLVIEVHIPPAPPLLLASNAAHDNKKNQIMPRHIQPTVCNDEELSRLLCAFTIVDNGLMPGIHTVLLPKKAGKAKDDIHRQAS from the exons ATGCCCGTCAGCCGCGTCACCAGGTACCTCAAGGTTGGCAAGTACGCACAACGCGTCGGCGCCGACGCCCCCATCTACCCGCCGTCGTCCTCGA ATGCCATTGCCGGTAGCGGGAGGGGCAAGTCGAAGCCCGCCGCCAGCAGAAAGTCCATGTCTCGGTCGTCCACCGGTCTCCAGTTCCCCGTCGGCCGCGTAACCAGGTATCTCAAGGTCGGCAATTACGCACATCACGTCAGCACCGGCGCCCCCGTCCACCTCGTCATTGAGGTACACATTCCCCCTGCTCCTCCTCTCCTC CTTGCCAGCAACGCGGCGCATGACAACAAGAAGAACCAGATCATGCCACGCCACATCCAGCCAACAGTGTGCAACGACGAGGAGTTGAGTCGATTGTTGTGCGCGTTCACCATCGTCGACAACGGGCTGATGCCCGGAATCCACACCgtgctcctccccaagaaggccggCAAGGCCAAGGATGACATCCACCGGCAAGCATCCTAG